In Vigna angularis cultivar LongXiaoDou No.4 chromosome 8, ASM1680809v1, whole genome shotgun sequence, one DNA window encodes the following:
- the LOC108346026 gene encoding carbonic anhydrase, chloroplastic isoform X1: MSSSSINGWCLSSISPAKTSLKKATLRPSVFATLTTPSSPSSSSSFPSLIQDKPVFAAPSHIITPTVREDMAKDYEQAIEELQKLLREKTELKATAAEKVEQITASLGTSSSDTIPSSEASDRIKSGFLYFKKEKYDKNPALYGELAKGQSPKFMVFACSDSRVCPSHVLDFQPGEAFVVRNVANIVPPYDQSKYSGTGAAIEYAVLHLKVSNIVVIGHSACGGIKGLLSFPFDGTYSTDFIEEWVKVGLPAKAKVKTQHGDAPFAELCTHCEKEAVNVSLGNLLTYPFVRDGLVNKTLALKGGYYDFVKGSFELWSLNFGLASSFSVKDVATILHWKL, translated from the exons ATGTCGTCCTCTTCCATAAACGGTTGGTGCCTCTCTTCAATCTCCCCAGCCAAAACCTCTCTTAAGAAGGCCACATTACGACCTTCTGTCTTTGCAACCCTCACcactccttcttctccttcgtcttcCTCTTCTTTCCCTTCTCTCATTCAAGACAAGCCTGTCTTTGCTGCACCTTCCCACATCATCACCCCAACTGTG AGAGAGGATATGGCAAAGGACTATGAGCAAGCTATTGAAGAACTCCAGAAATTGTTGAG GGAGAAGACTGAACTGAAGGCCACAGCAGCTGAAAAAGTGGAGCAGATAACAGCTTCACTGGGGACATCATCATCTGATACCATCCCGTCATCAGAAGCCTCTGACAGGATCAAATCTGGTTTCCTTTACTTCAAGAAGGAGAAATATGA CAAGAACCCAGCTTTGTATGGTGAACTTGCCAAAGGCCAGAGCCCCAAG TTTATGGTGTTTGCTTGCTCAGACTCAAGAGTTTGCCCCTCCCATGTGCTAGATTTCCAACCTGGAGAGGCTTTTGTGGTCAGAAATGTTGCTAACATTGTCCCACCATATGACCAG TCAAAATACTCTGGAACTGGGGCAGCCATTGAGTATGCTGTTTTGCATCTCAAG GTGTCCAACATTGTGGTCATTGGACACAGTGCTTGTGGTGGTATCAAGGGGCTTTTATCTTTCCCTTTTGATGGAACCTACTCTAC TGATTTTATTGAGGAGTGGGTCAAAGTTGGCTTACCTGCAAAGGCAAAGGTGAAGACACAGCATGGGGATGCACCTTTTGCTGAGTTGTGCACACACTGTGAGAAG GAAGCTGTTAATGTTTCCCTTGGAAACCTGCTAACCTACCCATTTGTGAGAGATGGCTTGGTGAACAAAACATTGGCTCTGAAAGGAGGATACTATGACTTTGTTAAGGGATCTTTTGAGCTCTGGAGCCTTAACTTTGGCCTTGCATCCTCTTTCTCC GTTAAAGATGTGGCCACCATTCTGCATTGGAAGCTATAG
- the LOC108346026 gene encoding carbonic anhydrase, chloroplastic isoform X3: MAKDYEQAIEELQKLLREKTELKATAAEKVEQITASLGTSSSDTIPSSEASDRIKSGFLYFKKEKYDKNPALYGELAKGQSPKFMVFACSDSRVCPSHVLDFQPGEAFVVRNVANIVPPYDQSKYSGTGAAIEYAVLHLKVSNIVVIGHSACGGIKGLLSFPFDGTYSTDFIEEWVKVGLPAKAKVKTQHGDAPFAELCTHCEKEAVNVSLGNLLTYPFVRDGLVNKTLALKGGYYDFVKGSFELWSLNFGLASSFSVKDVATILHWKL, encoded by the exons ATGGCAAAGGACTATGAGCAAGCTATTGAAGAACTCCAGAAATTGTTGAG GGAGAAGACTGAACTGAAGGCCACAGCAGCTGAAAAAGTGGAGCAGATAACAGCTTCACTGGGGACATCATCATCTGATACCATCCCGTCATCAGAAGCCTCTGACAGGATCAAATCTGGTTTCCTTTACTTCAAGAAGGAGAAATATGA CAAGAACCCAGCTTTGTATGGTGAACTTGCCAAAGGCCAGAGCCCCAAG TTTATGGTGTTTGCTTGCTCAGACTCAAGAGTTTGCCCCTCCCATGTGCTAGATTTCCAACCTGGAGAGGCTTTTGTGGTCAGAAATGTTGCTAACATTGTCCCACCATATGACCAG TCAAAATACTCTGGAACTGGGGCAGCCATTGAGTATGCTGTTTTGCATCTCAAG GTGTCCAACATTGTGGTCATTGGACACAGTGCTTGTGGTGGTATCAAGGGGCTTTTATCTTTCCCTTTTGATGGAACCTACTCTAC TGATTTTATTGAGGAGTGGGTCAAAGTTGGCTTACCTGCAAAGGCAAAGGTGAAGACACAGCATGGGGATGCACCTTTTGCTGAGTTGTGCACACACTGTGAGAAG GAAGCTGTTAATGTTTCCCTTGGAAACCTGCTAACCTACCCATTTGTGAGAGATGGCTTGGTGAACAAAACATTGGCTCTGAAAGGAGGATACTATGACTTTGTTAAGGGATCTTTTGAGCTCTGGAGCCTTAACTTTGGCCTTGCATCCTCTTTCTCC GTTAAAGATGTGGCCACCATTCTGCATTGGAAGCTATAG
- the LOC108346026 gene encoding carbonic anhydrase, chloroplastic isoform X2 — MSSSSINGWCLSSISPAKTSLKKATLRPSVFATLTTPSSPSSSSSFPSLIQDKPVFAAPSHIITPTVREDMAKDYEQAIEELQKLLREKTELKATAAEKVEQITASLGTSSSDTIPSSEASDRIKSGFLYFKKEKYDKNPALYGELAKGQSPKFMVFACSDSRVCPSHVLDFQPGEAFVVRNVANIVPPYDQSKYSGTGAAIEYAVLHLKVSNIVVIGHSACGGIKGLLSFPFDGTYSTDFIEEWVKVGLPAKAKVKTQHGDAPFAELCTHCEKEAVNVSLGNLLTYPFVRDGLVNKTLALKGGYYDFVKGSFELWSLNFGLASSFSV; from the exons ATGTCGTCCTCTTCCATAAACGGTTGGTGCCTCTCTTCAATCTCCCCAGCCAAAACCTCTCTTAAGAAGGCCACATTACGACCTTCTGTCTTTGCAACCCTCACcactccttcttctccttcgtcttcCTCTTCTTTCCCTTCTCTCATTCAAGACAAGCCTGTCTTTGCTGCACCTTCCCACATCATCACCCCAACTGTG AGAGAGGATATGGCAAAGGACTATGAGCAAGCTATTGAAGAACTCCAGAAATTGTTGAG GGAGAAGACTGAACTGAAGGCCACAGCAGCTGAAAAAGTGGAGCAGATAACAGCTTCACTGGGGACATCATCATCTGATACCATCCCGTCATCAGAAGCCTCTGACAGGATCAAATCTGGTTTCCTTTACTTCAAGAAGGAGAAATATGA CAAGAACCCAGCTTTGTATGGTGAACTTGCCAAAGGCCAGAGCCCCAAG TTTATGGTGTTTGCTTGCTCAGACTCAAGAGTTTGCCCCTCCCATGTGCTAGATTTCCAACCTGGAGAGGCTTTTGTGGTCAGAAATGTTGCTAACATTGTCCCACCATATGACCAG TCAAAATACTCTGGAACTGGGGCAGCCATTGAGTATGCTGTTTTGCATCTCAAG GTGTCCAACATTGTGGTCATTGGACACAGTGCTTGTGGTGGTATCAAGGGGCTTTTATCTTTCCCTTTTGATGGAACCTACTCTAC TGATTTTATTGAGGAGTGGGTCAAAGTTGGCTTACCTGCAAAGGCAAAGGTGAAGACACAGCATGGGGATGCACCTTTTGCTGAGTTGTGCACACACTGTGAGAAG GAAGCTGTTAATGTTTCCCTTGGAAACCTGCTAACCTACCCATTTGTGAGAGATGGCTTGGTGAACAAAACATTGGCTCTGAAAGGAGGATACTATGACTTTGTTAAGGGATCTTTTGAGCTCTGGAGCCTTAACTTTGGCCTTGCATCCTCTTTCTCCGTATGA
- the LOC108345321 gene encoding uncharacterized protein LOC108345321 produces the protein MQKEEHESVEEWLVCPSFSAYSSNTLDDIADQVTRNDDRFDQNDTDFEFVAFRKVADGVFLEAVAEAEIPTFPIFDRDLAAEAENGGRGRDSGEEAIQSTLGKLLLEDSTSCSSSEVDDELENVPPGTYCVWTPKPSPASTPCRKSKSTGSSSSKRWKLLDLLRRSNSEGKESAVFLTPSVNSLKKGVKSENGKKIVASGRDSKMFPAIAAIGGGGKRFPAIAAVSAHEALYVRNREMRREDKRKSYLPYRQDLVGFCVNLNAMGKAFPLLS, from the coding sequence atgcAGAAAGAAGAACATGAGAGTGTGGAGGAGTGGTTGGTGTGTCCAAGCTTCAGCGCGTATTCCTCCAACACGCTCGACGATATCGCGGATCAGGTCACGCGAAATGACGATCGCTTCGACCAAAACGACACCGACTTCGAGTTCGTCGCGTTTCGTAAGGTCGCCGACGGTGTGTTCCTGGAAGCGGTGGCGGAGGCCGAAATTCCGACGTTTCCGATCTTCGACCGTGATCTCGCTGCAGAGGCGGAGAACGGCGGCAGAGGTCGAGATTCCGGTGAGGAGGCCATTCAGAGTACGCTAGGGAAGCTTCTGCTGGAAGATTCGACGTCCTGCTCGTCTTCGGAGGTGGACGACGAACTGGAGAATGTTCCGCCGGGGACGTACTGCGTGTGGACGCCGAAACCTTCTCCAGCGTCGACGCCGTGTCGGAAGAGCAAATCGACGGGATCGTCGTCGTCGAAGCGGTGGAAACTTCTGGATTTACTGCGGCGGAGCAACAGCGAGGGGAAGGAGTCGGCGGTGTTCCTGACGCCGTCGGTGAATTCGTTGAAGAAGGGAGTGAAATCGGAGAACGGAAAGAAAATTGTTGCGAGTGGCAGAGACAGTAAGATGTTTCCAGCGATTGCGGCTATTGGCGGCGGTGGTAAGAGGTTTCCGGCAATTGCAGCGGTGTCGGCGCACGAAGCGCTTTATGTAAGGAACAGAGAGATGCGGAGAGAGGATAAGAGAAAGTCGTATTTGCCCTATCGACAGGATTTGGTTGGGTTCTGTGTCAATCTCAACGCCATGGGCAAGGCCTTCCCtcttctttcttga